A part of Entelurus aequoreus isolate RoL-2023_Sb linkage group LG10, RoL_Eaeq_v1.1, whole genome shotgun sequence genomic DNA contains:
- the LOC133658474 gene encoding claudin-3-like, whose translation MGKIGKETAGQIISFIGLVGVAVTTGIPMWRVTSFIGANIVTGQIIWDGLWMNCVMQSTGQMQCRLNESVMRLTPDLQAARALVIISLVFGFIGFMITFIGAECTSCLQKVRSKATVVIIGGCLLILAAVLVLVPVTWSATITITDFQNPLTINTQRREIGAAIYIGWGSAAILLIGGIILTTSCPPKQPMYGYSGQMQCKIYDSLLALPQDLQAARALVVVAIIVAAVGILLGIAGGKCTNFVSDRTAKSKVAVAAGVVFICAGVLVLIPVSWSANTIIRDFYNPILTNAQRRELGAALYIGWGTAALLILGGALLCSSCPPKDSPEYPVKYSGARSTTTSRAYV comes from the exons ATGGGGAAGATCGGCAAGGAGACGGCAGGTCAGATCATCAGCTTCATCGGGCTGGTGGGGGTGGCGGTGACCACTGGCATCCCAATGTGGAGGGTGACATCATTCATCGGCGCCAACATCGTGACGGGCCAAATCATTTGGGACGGCCTGTGGATGAACTGCGTGATGCAGAGCACCGGGCAGATGCAGTGCAGGCTGAACGAATCGGTAATGAGACTGACGCCAGATCTGCAGGCCGCCAGAGCCCTGGTCATCATCTCCCTCGTCTTTGGCTTCATCGGCTTCATGATCACATTCATCGGCGCTGAATGCACCAGCTGCCTGCAGAAGGTCAGGTCCAAGGCCACAGTGGTGATCATAGGCGGCTGCCTCCTCATCCTTGCCGCAGTCCTGGTCCTGGTTCCTGTCACCTGGTCAGCCACCATCACTATCACCGACTTCCAAAACCCCCTGACCATCAACACGCAGAGGAGGGAAATCGGAGCCGCCATCTACATCGGCTGGGGCTCTGCAGCAATCCTCCTGATCGGCGGAATCATCCTCACCACCTCCTGCCCTCCTAAGCAACCCATGTATGGATACTCTG GTCAGATGCAGTGTAAGATCTACGACTCTCTACTGGCTCTGCCTCAGGACCTGCAGGCCGCCAGGGCTCTGGTGGTCGTCGCCATCATCGTCGCCGCAGTAGGGATCCTCCTGGGCATCGCCGGGGGCAAGTGCACCAACTTTGTGAGCGACAGGACCGCCAAATCCAAGGTGGCCGTCGCCGCCGGGGTCGTCTTCATCTGCGCCGGTGTTCTGGTCCTCATCCCCGTTTCCTGGTCGGCCAACACCATCATCAGGGATTTCTACAACCCCATTCTGACCAACGCTCAAAGGCGGGAGCTGGGTGCCGCCCTCTACATCGGCTGGGGTACGGCCGCACTCCTGATCCTGGGAGGGGCCCTCCTCTGCAGCTCTTGCCCACCCAAGGACAGCCCGGAGTACCCTGTCAAGTATTCTGGCGCCCGATCCACAACCACCAGTCGAGCCTACGTCTAA
- the LOC133658478 gene encoding claudin-4-like gives MVSMGMQMAGCVLALFGWIGVLIVCGSPMWRVTAFIGSNIVTSQTIWEGLWMTCVVQSTGQMQCKVYDSLLALTTDLQAARALVMVSILVGVAGLLVAFASGKCTSFISDERAKARASVAGGVLLIISGLLCIIPVSWTASIIIRNFYNPSLVDAQRRELGSSLYIGWGAGGLLLLAGALLCASCVPKRNEATDYPLNRSMVEYSPPYSTGSYAETKTYI, from the coding sequence ATGGTCTCCATGGGCATGCAGATGGCCGGCTGCGTCCTGGCTCTTTTCGGCTGGATCGGTGTGCTGATCGTGTGCGGCTCGCCCATGTGGAGGGTGACCGCCTTTATCGGCAGCAACATCGTCACGTCTCAGACCATATGGGAAGGTCTGTGGATGACCTGCGTGGTCCAGAGCACGGGACAGATGCAGTGTAAGGTCTACGACTCCTTGCTGGCCCTCACCACTGACCTCCAGGCCGCCCGGGCTCTGGTGATGGTCTCCATCTTAGTCGGCGTGGCGGGACTCCTGGTCGCCTTTGCCAGCGGGAAGTGCACCAGCTTCATTTCGGATGAACGTGCCAAGGCGAGGGCGTCTGTAGCCGGCGGTGTCCTGCTGATCATCAGCGGATTGTTGTGCATTATTCCCGTGTCCTGGACCGCCAGCATCATCATCAGGAACTTCTACAACCCTTCCTTGGTGGACGCCCAGAGGAGGGAGCTGGGGTCCTCCCTTTACATCGGATGGGGGGCGGGAGGGCTGCTGCTGTTGGCAGGGGCCCTCCTGTGCGCCAGCTGCGTCCCTAAGAGGAATGAGGCAACCGATTACCCTCTGAACAGGTCCATGGTAGAATACAGTCCACCGTACTCAACGGGCTCGTACGCGGAGACAAAGACTTACATTTGA
- the LOC133658479 gene encoding claudin-4-like yields the protein MALQELGVSLTMVGVAGTILICALPMWKVTAFIGTRLVVMQVFWEGLWMTCVSEYTGQMQCKLYDALLDLSPDLQAARGLICISLVLGCLAFLVFLLGARCTKCLSHPGVKTRVVLGSGVVFCLAALASLVAVSWTANNVIRDFHNPRVPEVLKRELGAAIYIGFVTSGLMLCGGVILCASRPSPRTTFHSSGYTPARTSTHSGYAIKNYV from the coding sequence ATGGCTCTGCAGGAGCTTGGCGTCAGCCTGACCATGGTAGGCGTGGCGGGCACCATCTTGATCTGCGCCCTGCCCATGTGGAAGGTGACGGCCTTCATCGGGACACGCCTGGTGGTCATGCAGGTGTTCTGGGAGGGTCTGTGGATGACGTGTGTCAGCGAGTACACGGGTCAGATGCAGTGCAAGCTCTACGACGCCCTCCTGGATCTGTCGCCCGACCTGCAGGCGGCGCGCGGCCTCATCTGCATCAGCCTGGTGCTGGGATGTCTCGCCTTCCTCGTCTTCCTGCTGGGGGCTCGCTGCACCAAGTGCCTGAGCCACCCCGGCGTCAAGACCCGGGTGGTGCTGGGGTCAGGGGTCGTCTTCTGCTTGGCGGCCCTTGCCTCGCTGGTGGCGGTGTCCTGGACGGCCAACAACGTCATCAGAGACTTCCACAACCCCCGCGTCCCTGAGGTGCTCAAGAGGGAGCTTGGGGCGGCCATTTATATTGGCTTTGTCACATCTGGCCTGATGCTGTGTGGGGGGGTCATTCTGTGTGCAAGCAGGCCGTCGCCGAGGACCACCTTCCATTCCAGTGGGTACACGCCAGCCAGGACTTCCACACACAGCGGCTACGCCATCAAGAATTACGTCTGA
- the LOC133658477 gene encoding claudin-9-like, giving the protein MRWRLELAGLVLALTGWLCGVLTRCLALWKVSGTLDNTTATLPAYWDGVWLDWDHWDLAHDGRLHCSFYQALMSLSGSFRTWRALIMAALGSGAFAFVIGAAGAVWFPKRGQVKVFSGALFVLSGFLLLVPTAWTCHHSSQPLEGAVHLRRDWGPALYLGWISFALMLAGGIILTTRCPTSEAQAEAPGGPGAPNLEEEATHPLSRIHRATFTRSQYEHGSVPI; this is encoded by the coding sequence ATGCGGTGGCGTCTGGAGTTGGCCGGCCTGGTTCTGGCCCTCACCGGGTGGCTCTGCGGCGTCTTGACGCGCTGCCTGGCTCTGTGGAAGGTGAGCGGCACGCTGGACAACACCACGGCCACTCTGCCGGCCTACTGGGacggagtgtggctggactgggaCCACTGGGACCTGGCCCACGATGGGCGTCTGCATTGCTCCTTCTACCAGGCGCTCATGTCTCTTTCTGGAAGCTTCCGTACGTGGAGAGCCCTCATCATGGCGGCGCTGGGTTCGGGGGCGTTTGCATTTGTAATTGGCGCCGCAGGGGCCGTGTGGTTCCCCAAGCGGGGGCAAGTCAAAGTCTTTTCCGGGGCTCTTTTTGTCCTCTCCGGGTTCCTGCTGCTGGTTCCCACTGCTTGGACCTGCCACCACTCCAGTCAGCCGCTGGAGGGCGCTGTGCACCTGAGGAGAGACTGGGGACCAGCTTTGTATTTGGGGTGGATCTCTTTTGCACTGATGCTGGCAGGAGGGATCATCCTCACCACCCGGTGTCCCACCTCAGAGGCACAAGCTGAGGCCCCCGGAGGCCCCGGGGCCCCAAACCTGGAGGAGGAAGCAACTCACCCTCTGAGCAGGATCCACAGGGCCACCTTCACACGCAGCCAGTATGAACATGGATCAGTACCAATTTGA